Proteins from one Elgaria multicarinata webbii isolate HBS135686 ecotype San Diego chromosome 3, rElgMul1.1.pri, whole genome shotgun sequence genomic window:
- the ASB8 gene encoding ankyrin repeat and SOCS box protein 8, translating to MWYIMQSIQSKYSLSERLIRTIAAIRSFPHDNVEDLIRRGADVNCMHGTLKPLHCACMVADADCIELLLEKGAEVNALDGYNRTALHYAAEKDETCVEILLEYGANPNALDGNKDTPLHWAAFKNNAECVRTLLESGAFVNALDYNNDTPLSWAAMKGNLESVSILLEYGAEVRVVNLKGQTPISRLVALLVRGLGTEREDACFDLLHRAVGHFELRKNGAMPREVLRDQQLCGKLTTLCSAPGTLKTLSRYAVRRSLGVQFLPDAVKELPLPESLKEYVLLK from the exons ATGTGGTACATCATGCAGAGCATTCAGAGTAAATATTCTTTGTCGGAGCGTCTGATCCGGACTATAGCAGCCATCCGATCCTTCCCACATGACAATGTTGAAGACCTTATCAGGAGG GGTGCTGATGTCAACTGCATGCATGGTACCCTGAAGCCGCTGCACTGTGCCTGCATGGTAGCCGACGCCGATTGCATTGAGCTCCTGTTGGAAAAAGGAGCTGAG GTCAACGCCCTTGACGGGTACAACCGCACAGCGCTTCACTATGCAGCAGAAAAGGATGAGACCTGCGTGGAGATCCTCTTAGAATACGGGGCAAATCCAAATGCGCTGGATGGTAACAAGGACACTCCCCTGCACTGGGCCGCCTTTAAGAACAATGCTGAATGCGTCCGAACGCTCTTGGAAAGCGGAGCCTTTGTCAACGCTCTGGATTACAACAACGACACCCCTCTGAGCTGGGCGGCGATGAAGGGGAACCTAGAGAGCGTGAGCATCCTTCTGGAGTACGGGGCTGAGGTCCGGGTGGTCAACCTGAAAGGACAGACCCCAATCTCAAGGCTGGTTGCTCTGCTGGTCAGAGGACTCGGCACTGAGAGGGAAGACGCCTGCTTTGATCTCCTCCACAGAGCTGTTGGACACTTTGAATTGCGGAAGAACGGCGCCATGCCTCGCGAGGTCCTGCGGGATCAGCAGCTCTGCGGAAAGCTGACCACGCTGTGCTCTGCCCCCGGCACCTTAAAGACACTGTCGCGCTATGCCGTGCGCCGCAGCCTGGGCGTGCAGTTCCTGCCCGATGCGGTGAAGGAGCTGCCTTTGCCAGAGTCTCTGAAAGAGTACGTGTTGCTCAAGTGA